A region of Granulibacter bethesdensis DNA encodes the following proteins:
- a CDS encoding radical SAM protein, which produces MAKLPLSKKLKGLRSGLRFLGLVAGSRYNPLLAQVVVTRRCNLACGYCNEYDTFSPPVPLPELLARIDHLAKLRTASITFTGGEPLLHPQLDEAIRAARRHGMIVTMITNGFRLTKAWIDRLNAAGLQGMQISIDNLEPDEVSMKSLHSVEKKLGLLAEHAQFKVNVNSVLGISDERTPDVIEVARTAAKYGLQHSVGVLHDHTGTLKPLSALQMAAYATVTKISPSLVHGLNYRLFQRNLMQGQPNQWKCRAGARYLYVTEDGRVHWCSQQRGYPAIPLLEYTREDLRREYHTPKSCAPTCTLSCVHQMSMFDGFRGAQTLPEPAPVAAE; this is translated from the coding sequence ATGGCGAAGCTTCCTCTGTCGAAGAAACTCAAGGGCCTCCGGTCGGGCCTGCGCTTTCTCGGTCTTGTCGCCGGTTCCCGTTATAATCCTCTGCTGGCGCAGGTGGTGGTAACGCGGCGCTGCAACCTGGCCTGCGGATACTGTAACGAATACGATACGTTTTCTCCCCCCGTGCCGTTGCCGGAACTGCTGGCGCGGATTGATCATCTGGCGAAACTCCGCACAGCCTCCATCACTTTTACCGGAGGCGAGCCGCTGCTTCATCCGCAACTGGATGAGGCCATCCGGGCGGCGCGGCGTCATGGCATGATCGTGACCATGATCACCAACGGGTTCCGTCTGACCAAAGCCTGGATCGACCGTCTGAATGCGGCCGGATTACAGGGTATGCAGATCAGCATCGACAATCTGGAACCGGATGAGGTGTCGATGAAAAGCCTGCATTCGGTGGAAAAGAAACTCGGATTGCTGGCGGAGCATGCGCAGTTCAAGGTCAACGTCAATTCGGTGCTTGGGATCAGTGATGAACGCACACCGGATGTGATCGAGGTTGCGCGCACCGCTGCCAAATATGGGCTCCAGCATTCTGTCGGCGTGCTGCATGACCATACCGGAACGCTGAAGCCGCTGAGCGCGCTCCAGATGGCGGCCTATGCGACGGTCACGAAAATCTCGCCGTCTCTGGTGCATGGTCTCAATTACCGCCTGTTTCAGCGGAACCTGATGCAGGGGCAGCCCAATCAATGGAAATGCCGTGCCGGCGCGCGGTACCTGTATGTGACCGAGGACGGGCGGGTACACTGGTGTTCACAGCAGCGGGGCTATCCGGCCATTCCGTTGCTGGAATACACGCGGGAGGATCTGCGGCGCGAATATCATACGCCCAAATCCTGTGCGCCGACCTGCACTTTATCCTGCGTTCATCAGATGAGCATGTTCGATGGCTTCCGTGGGGCGCAGACCTTGCCGGAGCCTGCTCCTGTGGCGGCTGAATAG
- a CDS encoding glycosyltransferase yields MRQILIFRHNLFRVSEPFVTEPAEALTRYRPLYMGWLRYGEAPSGAESIVLGRCSGTRPSAAVGWQMLSRDPGPYLRRLGERRPSLIHAHFGVDGSYALPLARRLGVKLITTFHGFDATLSLAGLMTSPPWAWYALMRRRLAREGALFLCASAFIRRKVLALGFPSERTRVHYIGVDCAGIMPRVPEEETRTILHVARLVDVKGTASLIRAFARLNGRHKDVRLDIIGQGPLLSGLRDLARALGVEARVRFLGAWPHEAVLHHIRQAAMLVQPSVRTHSGREEGLGMVLLEAAASGVPAIGSLSGGIPEAVRDGETGFLTPERDVEALARRMNDLLDDDTLRRRMGHAARRMAEQEFDRQRQTTRLETLYDSVLDHAG; encoded by the coding sequence ATGCGTCAGATCCTGATTTTCCGCCATAACCTGTTCCGTGTTTCGGAGCCGTTCGTCACCGAACCGGCTGAAGCACTGACGCGCTATCGCCCGCTTTACATGGGCTGGTTGCGCTATGGGGAGGCACCGTCGGGGGCGGAGTCCATTGTGCTGGGGCGTTGTTCCGGTACGCGTCCTTCTGCCGCGGTAGGCTGGCAGATGCTGTCCCGCGATCCCGGCCCCTATCTGCGGCGGCTGGGTGAGCGCAGGCCATCGCTGATTCATGCCCATTTCGGGGTTGATGGCAGCTATGCCCTGCCGCTGGCCAGGCGGCTCGGTGTGAAGCTGATCACGACATTTCATGGATTCGATGCGACCCTGTCTCTGGCCGGGCTGATGACATCTCCTCCCTGGGCCTGGTACGCGCTGATGCGGCGCAGACTGGCGCGGGAGGGCGCGTTGTTCCTCTGTGCCTCCGCGTTTATTCGCCGGAAAGTGCTGGCACTGGGTTTCCCCTCTGAGCGCACGCGGGTTCACTATATCGGTGTTGATTGTGCCGGAATCATGCCTCGTGTGCCGGAGGAGGAGACCAGAACCATCCTGCATGTCGCCCGGCTGGTGGACGTCAAGGGCACAGCTTCTTTGATCCGAGCTTTTGCCCGGCTGAATGGCCGGCATAAGGATGTCAGGCTGGACATTATCGGGCAGGGGCCGTTGCTGTCGGGGTTGCGTGATCTGGCGCGCGCGCTTGGAGTTGAAGCGCGGGTGCGGTTTCTGGGTGCATGGCCGCATGAGGCTGTTCTGCACCACATTCGGCAGGCGGCGATGCTGGTGCAGCCGAGCGTGCGGACCCATAGCGGGCGGGAGGAAGGGTTGGGCATGGTGCTGCTGGAAGCCGCGGCAAGTGGCGTGCCTGCGATCGGCTCGCTCAGTGGAGGTATACCGGAAGCCGTCCGGGATGGTGAAACCGGTTTCCTGACGCCGGAGCGGGATGTGGAGGCGCTGGCCCGCCGGATGAATGATCTGCTGGATGACGACACGCTTCGCCGGCGCATGGGCCATGCTGCCCGGCGCATGGCCGAGCAGGAATTCGACCGCCAGCGTCAGACGACCCGTCTGGAAACCCTGTATGATTCGGTGCTCGACCATGCAGGCTGA
- a CDS encoding DUF2141 domain-containing protein has product MISVHGMNSAEGVITITVYPDEATHFLDGKYKLARVNLPVSLPVTHACIALPATGFYAVAMFHDANRNGHFDTTMLGLPAEGFGFSRNPVLLLGPPDLSAVRFATHPGDNVVDIRMKYY; this is encoded by the coding sequence GTGATCTCTGTCCATGGCATGAATTCGGCAGAAGGCGTGATCACCATCACTGTCTATCCGGATGAGGCCACGCATTTTCTGGATGGAAAATACAAACTTGCCCGTGTCAACCTGCCGGTTTCCCTTCCTGTGACGCATGCCTGCATCGCATTGCCCGCAACCGGATTCTACGCCGTCGCCATGTTTCACGACGCCAACCGGAACGGTCATTTCGACACGACCATGCTGGGCCTGCCTGCCGAAGGGTTCGGTTTCTCCCGCAACCCGGTTCTTCTGCTGGGGCCGCCTGACCTGTCAGCTGTCAGATTTGCAACCCACCCCGGCGATAACGTGGTCGATATCAGAATGAAATACTACTAA